A single region of the Rhodococcus sp. W8901 genome encodes:
- a CDS encoding Zn-ribbon domain-containing OB-fold protein encodes MAEQPLRAPLNLKFDYTRSVGPTIGAFVTALRDRKVIGARGSDGRVHVPPPEFDPVTHDPMTDFVDVADTGSVVSWSWMAEPIEGQPLTHPFAWALVKLDGADTSILHAVDAGSPDAMSTGMRVRVRWADERSGRIQDIACFEPGESDSDSAATGSGGEPVTMITTPIDLHYTHTASLEETYYLRGLMEGKIIGGRTDANGKVYVPPRGANPTDGAPTKEQVEVSDKGTITTFCIVNVPFLGQQIKPPYVAAYVLLDGADIPFLHLILDVDASEVRMGMRVEAVWRPKEEWEYSLKNISHFRPSGEPDAEYDTYKHHL; translated from the coding sequence GTGGCCGAGCAGCCACTGAGAGCACCACTTAATCTGAAATTCGACTACACCCGATCGGTGGGCCCGACCATCGGTGCCTTCGTGACAGCGCTTCGAGACCGAAAGGTCATCGGCGCCCGCGGATCCGACGGCCGCGTGCACGTGCCGCCGCCGGAGTTCGACCCGGTGACCCACGATCCGATGACCGATTTCGTCGACGTCGCCGACACCGGCAGCGTCGTGAGCTGGTCGTGGATGGCCGAGCCCATCGAGGGTCAGCCCCTGACGCACCCGTTCGCGTGGGCCCTGGTGAAGCTCGACGGCGCGGACACCTCGATCCTGCACGCCGTCGACGCCGGCTCCCCCGACGCGATGAGCACCGGCATGCGGGTGCGGGTGCGTTGGGCCGACGAGCGCAGCGGACGCATCCAGGACATCGCGTGCTTCGAACCCGGCGAGAGCGACTCCGACTCCGCCGCAACCGGTTCCGGCGGCGAGCCGGTCACGATGATCACCACCCCGATCGACCTGCACTACACGCACACCGCGTCGCTCGAGGAGACCTACTACCTGCGCGGCCTGATGGAGGGCAAGATCATCGGCGGCCGCACCGACGCGAACGGCAAGGTGTACGTCCCGCCGCGCGGTGCCAACCCGACCGACGGCGCCCCCACCAAGGAACAGGTCGAGGTGTCCGACAAGGGCACCATCACCACGTTCTGCATCGTCAACGTGCCGTTCCTGGGCCAGCAGATCAAGCCGCCGTACGTCGCGGCCTACGTGCTGCTCGACGGCGCCGACATCCCGTTCCTGCACCTGATCCTCGACGTCGACGCGTCCGAGGTCCGGATGGGCATGCGCGTCGAGGCCGTGTGGCGGCCGAAGGAGGAGTGGGAGTACTCGCTCAAGAACATCTCCCACTTCCGCCCCAGCGGTGAGCCGGACGCGGAATACGACACCTACAAGCACCACCTCTAG
- a CDS encoding LLM class F420-dependent oxidoreductase, whose amino-acid sequence MKLGLQLGYWGAQPPANAQELVNEADASGFDAVFSAESWGNDAFTPLAWWGSSTERIRLGTSVAQMSARTPTNCAMHALTLDHLSGGRAILGLGVSGPQVVEGWYGQPFKKPLARTREYVSIVRQVLAREAAVRNDGPHYPLPYAGAGSMGLGKPLKPITHPLRADLPIWLGAEGPKNVAMTAEIADGWLAIYYTPRLAPMYNEWLDEGFARPGARRSREDFEVAATCQVVVTDDRAAEIAKLKPITALYVGGMGAPELNFHAQVYTRMGYGEEVKEIGKLFLSGRKEEAASIVPDEMVTDTMIIGNIDEVRTQVKQWEDAGVTMLLVTCRSTSHMRELAAAVGTA is encoded by the coding sequence ATGAAGCTCGGGTTACAACTCGGATACTGGGGTGCGCAACCGCCGGCCAACGCGCAGGAACTCGTGAACGAGGCCGACGCGTCGGGATTCGACGCCGTGTTCTCCGCCGAATCGTGGGGTAACGACGCCTTCACGCCGCTCGCCTGGTGGGGCTCGAGCACGGAGCGCATCCGGCTCGGAACCTCGGTCGCGCAGATGTCGGCGCGGACGCCGACCAACTGCGCGATGCACGCACTGACGCTCGACCACCTGTCCGGGGGCCGCGCGATCCTCGGACTGGGCGTCTCGGGCCCGCAGGTCGTCGAGGGCTGGTACGGCCAGCCGTTCAAGAAGCCGCTCGCACGCACCCGGGAGTACGTCTCGATCGTGCGTCAGGTCCTCGCGCGTGAGGCCGCGGTACGCAACGACGGGCCGCACTATCCGTTGCCGTACGCCGGTGCCGGCTCGATGGGGCTGGGCAAGCCGCTCAAGCCCATCACCCACCCGCTGCGCGCGGACCTGCCGATCTGGCTCGGTGCCGAGGGGCCCAAGAACGTCGCGATGACCGCCGAGATCGCCGACGGTTGGCTCGCGATCTACTACACGCCGCGACTGGCGCCGATGTACAACGAGTGGCTCGACGAGGGATTCGCGCGGCCCGGTGCTCGGCGCAGCCGTGAGGATTTCGAGGTCGCCGCGACCTGCCAGGTGGTCGTCACCGACGACCGCGCCGCCGAGATCGCGAAGCTCAAGCCGATCACCGCTCTGTACGTCGGCGGGATGGGCGCACCCGAACTGAACTTCCACGCGCAGGTCTACACCCGGATGGGCTACGGCGAGGAGGTCAAGGAGATCGGCAAGCTGTTCCTGTCGGGCCGCAAGGAGGAGGCCGCCTCGATCGTGCCCGACGAGATGGTCACGGACACAATGATCATCGGCAACATCGACGAGGTGCGCACGCAGGTCAAGCAGTGGGAGGACGCGGGTGTGACGATGCTGCTGGTGACCTGCCGCAGCACCTCGCACATGCGTGAGTTGGCTGCCGCGGTCGGCACCGCCTGA
- a CDS encoding 3-hydroxyacyl-CoA dehydrogenase translates to MIVNDSVALVTGGASGLGLATAKALLADGASVVILDLPSSNGETVAKELGDRVRFAAGDVTDEASVTAALDLAESLGPLRVTVNCAGIGNAIKTVGKKGAFPLADFTKIINVNLVGTFNVLRLAAERIAQNEPIDGERGVIINTASVAAFDGQIGQAAYSASKGGVVGMTLPIARDLASLLIRVVTIAPGLFKTPLLGSLPEAAQASLGQQVPHPSRLGDPAEYGSLAAHIVSNPMLNGEVIRLDGAIRMAPR, encoded by the coding sequence ATGATCGTCAACGATAGCGTCGCCCTCGTCACCGGCGGCGCCTCGGGCCTCGGCCTCGCCACCGCCAAGGCCCTGCTCGCCGACGGCGCCAGCGTCGTCATCCTCGACCTGCCCTCGTCCAACGGCGAGACCGTCGCCAAGGAACTCGGCGACCGCGTCCGCTTCGCCGCCGGCGACGTCACCGACGAGGCCTCCGTCACCGCCGCCCTCGACCTCGCCGAGTCCCTCGGCCCGCTGCGCGTGACGGTCAACTGCGCCGGCATCGGCAACGCCATCAAGACCGTCGGCAAGAAGGGCGCATTCCCGCTCGCCGACTTCACCAAGATCATCAACGTCAACCTCGTCGGCACCTTCAACGTGCTGCGCCTGGCCGCCGAGCGCATCGCCCAGAACGAGCCGATCGACGGCGAACGCGGCGTCATCATCAACACCGCCTCCGTCGCCGCATTCGACGGCCAGATCGGCCAGGCCGCCTACTCCGCATCCAAGGGCGGCGTCGTCGGCATGACCCTGCCCATCGCCCGCGACCTGGCATCGCTGCTCATCCGCGTCGTCACCATCGCACCCGGCCTGTTCAAGACCCCGCTGCTCGGCTCGCTGCCCGAGGCCGCACAGGCCTCCCTCGGCCAGCAGGTGCCCCACCCCTCGCGCCTGGGCGACCCCGCCGAGTACGGCTCACTCGCCGCACACATCGTGTCCAACCCGATGCTCAACGGCGAGGTCATCCGCCTCGACGGCGCCATCCGAATGGCCCCGCGCTGA
- a CDS encoding TetR/AcrR family transcriptional regulator has product MGTTAGDAPQPQWQRLEPLELTPILSAALDAFYEKGFHGASVREIARRVGVTVPALYYHYESKEGLLVALTELSTRDVLTRAHAADDAGEDDPARRLENVVSAIVLRMTDRARLAAVEGEARYLRPEAYERYRTVRKGIENLVLGIVRDGNRADAFDVEDPAETTRAILGMCQAIPRWYHTEGKLGPQAVAAKYAAIASKMVGVEQH; this is encoded by the coding sequence ATGGGCACAACAGCTGGTGACGCACCTCAGCCTCAGTGGCAGCGCCTCGAGCCGCTGGAGCTCACGCCGATCCTGTCAGCGGCGCTCGATGCCTTCTACGAGAAGGGCTTCCACGGCGCATCCGTGCGCGAGATCGCCCGCCGGGTCGGGGTCACGGTGCCGGCGCTGTACTACCACTACGAGAGCAAGGAAGGCCTGCTCGTCGCCCTGACCGAGCTGTCCACCAGGGACGTGCTGACGCGCGCACACGCCGCGGACGACGCCGGCGAGGACGACCCCGCCCGTCGGCTCGAGAACGTGGTGTCCGCAATCGTGCTGCGGATGACCGATCGGGCGCGACTGGCGGCCGTCGAGGGCGAGGCGCGCTACCTGCGCCCCGAGGCCTACGAGCGCTACCGGACCGTCCGCAAGGGCATCGAGAACCTTGTACTGGGAATCGTCCGGGACGGAAACCGCGCGGACGCTTTCGACGTCGAGGACCCGGCCGAGACGACCCGGGCCATCCTGGGCATGTGCCAGGCGATTCCCCGCTGGTACCACACCGAGGGAAAACTGGGACCCCAGGCCGTGGCCGCCAAGTACGCGGCGATCGCGTCGAAGATGGTCGGGGTCGAACAGCACTGA
- a CDS encoding crotonase/enoyl-CoA hydratase family protein, giving the protein MSTETTENTDVSAKSPHCLIEKRGHVMIVTMNRPEARNALSGEMMAIMTDAWDRIDSDPDIRVAILTGAGGTFCAGMDLKEMNRNAPGDKFGAGMDVTRLPALLKGRRLTKPLIAAVEGPAIAGGTEILQGTDIRVAGESARFGVSEARLGLFPLGGSAVRLVRQIPYTVAAEILLTGRTVPAPEAKELGLIGHVVPDGTALDKALEIAEQIAANGPIAVQAILKTIRVTEGMHEEEAFALEAQIGMAVFKSDDAKEGPRSFAEKRSPNFTGK; this is encoded by the coding sequence GTGTCCACCGAAACTACGGAAAACACAGACGTTTCGGCGAAATCGCCCCACTGCCTCATCGAGAAGCGTGGCCACGTCATGATCGTGACGATGAACCGCCCCGAGGCCCGGAACGCGCTCTCGGGCGAGATGATGGCGATCATGACCGACGCCTGGGACCGGATCGACTCCGATCCCGACATTCGCGTCGCGATCCTCACCGGCGCCGGTGGCACGTTCTGCGCCGGAATGGACCTCAAGGAGATGAACCGCAACGCCCCGGGCGACAAGTTCGGCGCCGGGATGGACGTGACGCGGTTGCCGGCACTGCTGAAAGGCCGCCGCCTCACCAAGCCGCTCATCGCCGCGGTCGAGGGCCCGGCCATCGCCGGCGGCACCGAGATCCTGCAGGGCACCGACATCCGCGTCGCCGGCGAGAGCGCGCGGTTCGGCGTCTCCGAGGCGCGACTCGGACTGTTCCCGCTCGGCGGATCCGCGGTCCGACTGGTGCGCCAGATCCCGTACACCGTCGCCGCGGAGATCCTGCTGACCGGCCGGACGGTTCCCGCCCCCGAGGCCAAGGAACTCGGCCTCATCGGCCATGTCGTCCCCGACGGCACGGCCCTCGACAAGGCACTCGAGATCGCCGAGCAGATCGCCGCCAACGGCCCCATCGCGGTGCAGGCGATCTTGAAGACCATCCGGGTCACCGAGGGCATGCACGAGGAGGAGGCGTTCGCGCTCGAGGCCCAGATCGGCATGGCGGTCTTCAAGAGCGACGATGCCAAGGAGGGCCCGCGCTCCTTCGCAGAGAAGCGCTCCCCCAACTTCACCGGCAAGTAA